DNA sequence from the Stenotrophomonas sp. 24(2023) genome:
GGTCGTGCTGCGCACAGGCCGCCAGGAAGCGGGCCAGGCCCCCCCGGCCGGCCGGCGAAATGCCACGGTCCAGCAGGGCCTGCAGGGCCGGCACCGCGTCGATGCCGCGCGAGAGCAGCGCGAACATCGGGGTGTCATCGCAGGCATCGCGCACGTAGGGGTCGGCACCGTGCGCCAGCAGCCACTGCACGGCGTGGGCATCCAGCGCCAGTTCCGGTTCGTGCAGCAGCCCGCCCAGTTCGGCCGGCTGGCACAGGCGCGCCAACGCGGCCATGCCATCGGTATTGCCGAAGCCCAACGCCTCGCGCAGCAGCGCCAGCGGCGGGCGGTCGGGCAGCAGCGGGCTGCCGCTGGCCGCGTCACCACGCTCGGCCAGGCCGTCGCTGACCGCCGCCGGCAACGGGTACGCCGGGTCCAGCAACGAGACGATGGCCCAGCGGCCGGCTTCGGCGGCGTAGTCCACCGCACGGCGGCCCAGCGGATCGCCCGCATCGGCGGCGATGCCCAGGTCCAGCAGGCGCTTGACCAGCAGCGGCGAGACATCCTCGGCCATGGCCGCCAGCAGGACCGCGTTGCGGCCTTCGCCATCCACCGCCGCCAGGTCCGGCTGGTGCGGCAGCAGGTGTTCGATCACCGCCGCACGCCCGGCGCGGGCGGCTTCCAGCAACGGGGTGCGGCCCAGCGCATCGCGTGCTTCCAGGTTGGCACCGGCCGCCAGCAGGGTGGCGATGATGTCCACGTGGCCGGCCAGTGCGGCCTCATGCAGGGCGCTGCGGCGCTGCCGGTCGCGGGCATCGGCACGGGCCTTGTGCTTGAGCAGCAGCTGCACGCCGGCCGGATCGTCGTCTTCGGTGGCGGCGGCGGCCAGCAGCACCGGCGTGCCTTCGGCCGGCTCGGTGCGGGCACCGCGTTCGAGCAGGAAGCGGGCCAGGCGCCAGTTGCCGACCTGGCAGGCCACCGCCAACGGCGACCAGCCTTCCCGGTTGAGCGCATCCACCTCGGCGGCGGCGTCGCGCAGCAGCGCCGCCACGCCCGGGTCGGAACTGCGCGCGGCATGGTGCAGCGGCGTGTTGCCGTCGCCATCGGTGGCCCGCGAATCGGCACCGTTGGCCAGCAGGGTCATCACCGCTTCGGGCCGGCCATGCCAGCTGTCACGGGTAGCGGCCAGCAGCGGGGTCATGCCCCGGTGCGGTGCATTGACGTTGACGCCACGCCCGATCAGCTCGCGCAGCAGGCGCAGGTCGGGCAGCACCGCGGCCAGCACCGCCAGGGCGCGCTGGTCGCGCCAGTGGGTCTCCGGCAGCGCATGCGGATCGGCACCGGCCTGCAGCAGCTGCAGCGCACGGTCGATGCGGCCCTGCCGTGCTGCTTCGTACAGCGCCGGGGTCAGTTCCTGCGGTGCCATGCCCTCCAGCGGGGCCAGTTCGACCGGTGCCGGCTCGCCATCGGCGCCGAACACCGGCGCATGTGCGTTGCGCAGCGATGCACGCACTGCCACCAGGGGGGCCGGCTGCACCCGCTGCAGCACCAGATGCAGCAGGGGGGACAGCAGCACCACGGCCGCCACGGCGGGCCAGTGCAGCGCGTCCGGCAGCAGGCCGGGCCACGCCGGCAGCACCACCAGCGCGGCCAGCGCCATCACCAGCGCGGCCACGCCCAGCCCACGCCATGCGCCCAGGTCACGGCCGGCCAGGGCCTGCCAATGCTGGCCCAGCGTGCCATCCAGGCGTTCGACATCGTTCCACAACGGCCAGGTGCGCCAGGCCGCCAGCAGGCCGGCGCTGACCAGCACGCTCAGGCCCAGCACTGCCGCCAGGCTGCCACTGTCGCGCAGCGCCGCCAGCGGCCAGGCCAGCAGCACGGCCAGCAGCAACGGGCCGGACACCCACAGCACCAGCAGCGCCGGCACATCCTGGCGGGCAACCAGCGGCAGCGGCCGCAGCGCGCGGCTGTGCCGCCACCACGAAGTACCCAGGGCATAGGCCGGCTGGGCCAGCGCGGCCAGCACGGCACCCGGCCATCCCCCCACGGCCGAACCCAGCGCCAGCAGGGCACCCAGGGCCAGGGCGGCGCCGGGCAGGCGCGGACGCGGGGACTCAATCATTGTGGCGCGGCATCAGGCTTTTCACCGACGGCGGCACCTGCAGGTAATAGCCGCGCTCGGCCAGCTCGGCGCGCACGCGCACCGGATCGGCCTGGGCCAGGCGGCGGTTGTCGTCCAGGGTCAGCTCCAGCACGAACTGCAGCGCCCCCAGCGACGCCGACAACGGCGCGGGCAGCGCCTCGAAGTCGTCGCGCCGGGCGAGGAAGACGTAGGTATCAGGCTTGCGTTGGCTTTTATAGACGTAGGCGTGCATGTCCGCGGGACAATAACCCGGGAAGAGACATGATTGTGTCGGAAAGCCGACACCGGGAAAAGCCGTCATGCCACGTATTGGCGCGTACGACGGCATTTTCCTGCACGGGGTTCATCTATGTCGTCGGCGCGTTCAGCGTGCCGCCGCCTCAGTGATAACCCGCGTCGGCCCGCACTTTGCCGCGGAACACGCGATACGACCACGCGGTGTAGCCCAGGATCACCGGCAGCAGCGCGACCAGGCCGACTAGGCTGAAACCCAGCGAGGAGGCCGGTGCGGCGGCCTGCCACAGCGTCATCGAGGGCGGCAGCAGGTACGGCCACATGCCCAGCACCAGCCCGGCGAAGCCCAGCAGGAACAACCCCAGCGTGAGCAGGAACGGGGGCAGGTCGCGGCGCGGGTGCATCGTGCTGCGCCACAGCGCGGCGGCCACCAGCAGGGTCAGCACCGGCACCGGCGACAGCCACCAGAAGTTGCCATCGCTGAACCAGCGCGCCATCAGCCG
Encoded proteins:
- a CDS encoding YcgL domain-containing protein, with amino-acid sequence MHAYVYKSQRKPDTYVFLARRDDFEALPAPLSASLGALQFVLELTLDDNRRLAQADPVRVRAELAERGYYLQVPPSVKSLMPRHND
- a CDS encoding ankyrin repeat domain-containing protein translates to MIESPRPRLPGAALALGALLALGSAVGGWPGAVLAALAQPAYALGTSWWRHSRALRPLPLVARQDVPALLVLWVSGPLLLAVLLAWPLAALRDSGSLAAVLGLSVLVSAGLLAAWRTWPLWNDVERLDGTLGQHWQALAGRDLGAWRGLGVAALVMALAALVVLPAWPGLLPDALHWPAVAAVVLLSPLLHLVLQRVQPAPLVAVRASLRNAHAPVFGADGEPAPVELAPLEGMAPQELTPALYEAARQGRIDRALQLLQAGADPHALPETHWRDQRALAVLAAVLPDLRLLRELIGRGVNVNAPHRGMTPLLAATRDSWHGRPEAVMTLLANGADSRATDGDGNTPLHHAARSSDPGVAALLRDAAAEVDALNREGWSPLAVACQVGNWRLARFLLERGARTEPAEGTPVLLAAAATEDDDPAGVQLLLKHKARADARDRQRRSALHEAALAGHVDIIATLLAAGANLEARDALGRTPLLEAARAGRAAVIEHLLPHQPDLAAVDGEGRNAVLLAAMAEDVSPLLVKRLLDLGIAADAGDPLGRRAVDYAAEAGRWAIVSLLDPAYPLPAAVSDGLAERGDAASGSPLLPDRPPLALLREALGFGNTDGMAALARLCQPAELGGLLHEPELALDAHAVQWLLAHGADPYVRDACDDTPMFALLSRGIDAVPALQALLDRGISPAGRGGLARFLAACAQHDQAARGLEQRALELLERGADPFAPSPAGDPPLSLAVRLGWLRLQQALLAVGVDREARDSHGMTALHLATALAREGALKLLVQHGASPEARAADGQTPLGVALSIGRRDLADWLDWRVWPLPRRTLRESDLPSAATAGDVDAVRRLIDLGFAVDAVDAQGCTALLRAAGGGHLAVADLLLARGANPQHAAASGATPLSAAVSMRQVDIVSALLDAGAQLEHRLPGGVTVLMLAAALGLPDIVARLLTAGANVHAGDAQQLGPLHCAALYGFSARDRSRLLALLDTLLLAGAEPDQAAAGAVTPLLLLLGARAEPGTACDEQVVLAAVERLLDEDVSLDVRDPRGFGPLHLAALHGLPLLVQRLMRAGADPDVRDGLNRSPREIAVMRGFIDVAGEFEPRVPGVSSMARFLRDNP